AAGAAATATGATGATAAACCTACTAGTCTAAGCTATATATTCAAAATCTACATAATTACATCTGCAAAAAATTCTGGTTTTTTGTTCTACTGATACCCGTATGATAAAAAATTCCTTCCATGCAGGGATCTCATTGAGTGAAGAAAACTATTATAAATTAACTAAGCCCTAAAGTGAAGAATGATACATTTATGCCAGAAAATTACGCCAGGGAATACGAAGTATACCGTAATCTAGAAGTTGTCGATGAATAACTTCTAACTTAATGGCTAACAGACGGCAATTTTTAAAAGGGGTGGCGGCACTTTCTAGCTTATCTTTAGCCAGTTGTGGCTGGAGACTGGCTGAAGTCCGTGCTAATTCTAATACAAATGGTCAACGTGACCAACTTTATGTCTTTACCTGGACACAATATACTGACAACCAATTACTGAGAACTTTTAGCACCCAAACTGGTATGAAAGTGCTGGCGGATGTGTATGATTCCAATGATGTCATGTTGGCCAAGTTGCAAGCTGGAGGTGGTGGCATTTACAGCATCATTAACCCATCTGATTATATGGTGCAGAAGATGGTAAACAAAGGTTTGTTAACAGAGATAAATCACGATCGCTTAATCGGTTTAGAGAATTTATTTCCCCGATTTCAGAATCCTAGTTATGACCCCAATAACCGATATAGCATCCCTTTTAACTGGGGGACAACAGGTTTGCTTTACAATTCCGAAAAAATCAAAGATGCACCACAAGACTGGGATTACCTTTGGCAGAACCAAGAAAAACTTAATCAACGAATGACCTTGCTTAATGATGTTCGAGAAGTTATGGGTGCGACCTTACGGATGCTAGGTTATTCTTACAACTCCAAAAACGAACAAGAAATCAAACAAGCTTATGAAAAGTTAAAGGTGCTAAAACCTGCGATCGCACGTTTTGATACTGACGCTTGGCAAAATCAAATTCTGGCAGGAGATTTGCTATTAGCAATGTGCTATTCAGCAGATGCAGTAAAAATTGCTCAAGAAAACCCTAAACTCAAATATGTGATTCCTCGCAGTGGTTCTTCATTATGGACAGACACTATTGTTATTCCGAAAACAGCCCCTAATTTAGCTGGAGCTTATGCTTGGATCAACATGATTTTGCAACCAGAATTAGCAGCCCAAATCAGTCAACGCTTGAGTATTTCTACGCCTAATAGGGCTGGATTTGAGCAATTGCCAAAAACAATCCAAGACAATGCTAATTTATTTCCCGCAGAATCACTTTTAGCAAACTGTGAACGTGTTACTCCTGTAGGAGATTTTGAAGAGGTTTACGATCGCTATTGGACTCAATTAACTAGCAGTTAAAATAGTTAGGAGTTAGATTTATAAGTAATGAATATTGAAAAAAATGGGATTTCCCAAATAGAAAAATTGCCTCGCCTGCGAGGAAATTGGCTGCAACCTTTGATATTACTTGCACCATCGGGAATTTGGTTATTACTTTTGTTGGTGCTGCCAACTTTGATAATTTTCGAGTTAAGTTTAGTTGCAGACATTCGACCGGGAGATTTGGTTAATCCCAACGGATTCCAAAACTACATCCGAATATTTGACTCGCTTTACTTACAAGTAATTGTGCGATCGCTATTTTTTGCGTTGGGCACTACAATAATTTGTTTAATTTTAGGCTTCCCTGTCGCCTATTGGATTGCTCAAATAGCGCCGCTACGTTGGCGTAATTTGCTGCTATTAGGCTTTGTTTTGCCGTTGTGGACTTCTTCATTACTTCGGTCATACGCTTGGATTACAATTCTTCGTCCTACTGGTTTGTTAAACAGTTTACTCAGCACTTTAGGCTTGCCTACTTTGCAATTACTTAACCAGAGTCAAGCTGTATTTATTGGTATGAGTTACAGCTTGTTACCCTATATGGTTTTGATTTTATATGCTTCTCTCGAAAAGCTAGACAAACGGTTGTTAGAAGCGGCAGCTGATTTAGGTGCAAATCCGATGGAAACTTTTTTCCAAATTACTGTACCGCAAATTCTGCCTGGAATTACGGCTGCTTCTATGCTTGTATTCATCACAGGTTTGGGAGATTTTGTCGATCCAGAATTACTTGGTGGTGCTTCTAGTATGACGGCAGCAAGGTTAGTTTATAACCAGTTTCTTGGAGCAACCCAGAATTGGGGATTTGGTTCCGCTTTAAGTATGACGTTAATTTTGCTTGTTAGTATTGCGATCGCACTTTTAATTAAGTTTGGCGAACCTGGACCCAAACGCTAAACTTTTGGTCGCTCATTTATAATAAGGGCATCAAACGCCAGCGAGACAACGGTTATGCTCTCACCTGATCTCAAAAATGCGTTACCAACTACTGATGAACTTCCCTGTTCAGACGATACGCCAGTGGATAACGAAGATCAAAATTTTTTGCCCAACATTTTATTATTCTTACTCAACTCCATTTGGGCAAATCGTCTGGATTGGTACTTCGGTATAGATATGGGATTATATCACACCACAGGGGTAAATCCTAGAGTACCTGTAGTGCCGGATGCTTTTTTAAGTGTGGGAGTAGAACGGAAAAAGGGTGGTAAATCACGCAAAAGTTACGCCGTTTGGGAAGAAAATGGGATTGTTCCAATATTCACATTAGAAATGGTATCCCATACCCCAGGAGGTGAATACGACGAAAAACTAGATATATACAGAAAACTCGGTGTATTGTACTACGTAATTTATAACCCTGAATTTTGGCGACGCGACCAACATCAACCCTTTGAAGTGTATAAATTGATAGATGCGAGCTACCAGCTACAAATAGGTGAGCCTTATTTTATGCTAGAAGTGGGGTTAGGTATTGGGCGGCACCAGGCTGTAATTGCCGGCATACAACAGCAGTTTTTATGTTGGTATGATGAGCAAGGAAACCGCTATTTGACAGATGCAGAACAGGCACAACAGGAGCGATCGCGGGCTGAACAAGAGCGGCAAAGGGCTGAACAATTAGCGCAGTATTTACGTTCTCTAGGTGTAGATCCAAATAATTTACCTGGTAATCCGTAATTACGAATTACGAATTTTTAATGATTTACCACCATAAGCAAATCATTTAAATCATCTGCATTACTGTTAATTAACCTCTTAATTGTAGAAAGAAATTCATTTTCTAAATAAGGCTTAGTTAAGTAAGCTTTTGCACCCAATTCTTGAGCAAGTTGGCGATGCTTTTCAGAGCTGCGAGAAGTGAGAATCACCACAGGGATTTTTGCTAATTTTGGGTATTGACGGAAATTGCCCAGCAACTCAAAACCATTCATTCGTGGCATCTCTAAATCAGAGACGACAACTTGAATTTCTGGATGTAACTGCAACTTTTCTAGAGCTTCTACACCATTTTGAGCTTGTATTACTTGATAGCCCGATTTTTGTAGAGTGAGAGAGATAGTTTGGCGCAAACTAATTGCGTCATCTACTACTAAAACAACTTTTGGTGATTTATGATCTGGCTTTTGAGAATAACTGGGTTGAGTTTCTATCGTTTTTATGGAAGTAGATGCAGTAAGTAATGGCGTAGATGCAAAAGTGTCTCCCGATATCGCCAAGGCTT
The Nostoc punctiforme PCC 73102 genome window above contains:
- a CDS encoding Uma2 family endonuclease, with product MLSPDLKNALPTTDELPCSDDTPVDNEDQNFLPNILLFLLNSIWANRLDWYFGIDMGLYHTTGVNPRVPVVPDAFLSVGVERKKGGKSRKSYAVWEENGIVPIFTLEMVSHTPGGEYDEKLDIYRKLGVLYYVIYNPEFWRRDQHQPFEVYKLIDASYQLQIGEPYFMLEVGLGIGRHQAVIAGIQQQFLCWYDEQGNRYLTDAEQAQQERSRAEQERQRAEQLAQYLRSLGVDPNNLPGNP
- a CDS encoding polyamine ABC transporter substrate-binding protein, with amino-acid sequence MANRRQFLKGVAALSSLSLASCGWRLAEVRANSNTNGQRDQLYVFTWTQYTDNQLLRTFSTQTGMKVLADVYDSNDVMLAKLQAGGGGIYSIINPSDYMVQKMVNKGLLTEINHDRLIGLENLFPRFQNPSYDPNNRYSIPFNWGTTGLLYNSEKIKDAPQDWDYLWQNQEKLNQRMTLLNDVREVMGATLRMLGYSYNSKNEQEIKQAYEKLKVLKPAIARFDTDAWQNQILAGDLLLAMCYSADAVKIAQENPKLKYVIPRSGSSLWTDTIVIPKTAPNLAGAYAWINMILQPELAAQISQRLSISTPNRAGFEQLPKTIQDNANLFPAESLLANCERVTPVGDFEEVYDRYWTQLTSS
- a CDS encoding ABC transporter permease; protein product: MNIEKNGISQIEKLPRLRGNWLQPLILLAPSGIWLLLLLVLPTLIIFELSLVADIRPGDLVNPNGFQNYIRIFDSLYLQVIVRSLFFALGTTIICLILGFPVAYWIAQIAPLRWRNLLLLGFVLPLWTSSLLRSYAWITILRPTGLLNSLLSTLGLPTLQLLNQSQAVFIGMSYSLLPYMVLILYASLEKLDKRLLEAAADLGANPMETFFQITVPQILPGITAASMLVFITGLGDFVDPELLGGASSMTAARLVYNQFLGATQNWGFGSALSMTLILLVSIAIALLIKFGEPGPKR